The Armatimonadota bacterium genomic sequence CCACTCGCTTCACCTCAAGCGACAGTTCGCCCTGCGCAACACGTGCCCTGCCTCACAGCGGCAGGCCCGTCCCCCAGCGGATCAGCCACAGGACCGGGGGCGTCAGGATGCGTCCCAAAGACCCTGTGAACAGCAGCACGACCAGGACCACGATCCCGATCGGCTGCAGGCGCGCGTACCAGACGGCATACGGACCCGGGAGCAGCGACGCCAGGATCCTCGATCCGTCCAGGGGCGGGATCGGCAGCAGGTTGAACACCGCCAGCACCGCGTTGATGCGGATCATCGCCGACCACAGGTCCACGGCCCATTCCGCCGGCGGGACGCTCCCCAGCCGGACGGGCAGCCCGAGCAGGGCCACGGCGGCGACGTTGGCGAGGGGGCCCGCGACAGCGACCAACAGAACGCCGCGCCTCCAGTCGGAGAAGTTGGCCGGCTGGATCTCCACGGGCCGTGCCCACCCGAAGCCCACCAAGAAGATCATCAGCGACCCGATGGGATCCAGGTGCGCCAGCGGATTCAACGTGAGCCTGCCCTGCTGTTGGGGCGTGGG encodes the following:
- a CDS encoding site-2 protease family protein, producing the protein MIGLSPETLAYTAVALIVAATIHEFAHAYAAVRLGDPTPQQQGRLTLNPLAHLDPIGSLMIFLVGFGWARPVEIQPANFSDWRRGVLLVAVAGPLANVAAVALLGLPVRLGSVPPAEWAVDLWSAMIRINAVLAVFNLLPIPPLDGSRILASLLPGPYAVWYARLQPIGIVVLVVLLFTGSLGRILTPPVLWLIRWGTGLPL